One genomic region from Rosa rugosa chromosome 1, drRosRugo1.1, whole genome shotgun sequence encodes:
- the LOC133726334 gene encoding uncharacterized protein LOC133726334, with the protein MEACFLASNSFTKTLESATFPKRNSTQFQSKRVGIPSSITSCRMESPSPSGDDHKPSINTDWRSFRAKLVAAEKASVPKVPNSSVVDLDTVVDQPRPITVGDKWAHTIHEPERGCLLLATEKLDGVHIFERTVILVLSTGPLGPSGIILNRPSLMSIKETRSTALDVAGTFSDRPLFFGGPLEEGLFLVRPKKGDVIVGRSGVFDEVMKGLYYGTKESVGCAAEMVKRNMVELGDFRFFDGYCGWEKEQLKNEIRAGYWTVAACSPSVIDLSNVGSAGLWEKVLGLMGRRKVR; encoded by the exons ATGGAAGCTTGTTTCCTTGCCTCGAATTCCTTCACCAAAACCTTAGAGTCTGCTACTTTCCCCAAGCGAAATTCGACTCAATTTCAAAGCAAAAGAGTTGGCATTCCATCTTCAATCACAA GTTGCCGGATGGAGTCGCCTTCACCGTCCGGTGATGACCACAAACCTTCCATTAATACCGATTGGCGATCATTCAGAGCAAAACTGGTAGCTGCAGAAAAAGCATCAGTGCCCAAAGTGCCTAATTCCTCAGTTGTTGATCTAGACACTGTGGTGGATCAACCTCGGCCCATCACTGTTGGTGACAAGTGGGCTCATACAATCCACGAGCCCGAAAGAGGCTGCCTACTCCTTGCCACCGAAAAGCTGGACGGGGTCCATATTTTTGAACGGACAGTTATTTTGGTTTTGTCCACTGGGCCTTTGGGCCCGTCAGGCATCATACTAAACCGGCCCTCCCTAATGTCAATCAAAGAAACAAGATCAACGGCTCTAGATGTCGCCGGGACATTCTCAGACAGGCCGCTGTTCTTCGGTGGGCCTTTGGAGGAAGGGCTGTTCTTAGTGAGGCCCAAGAAGGGTGATGTTATAGTTGGGAGGAGTGGTGTTTTTGATGAGGTGATGAAGGGATTGTATTATGGGACAAAGGAAAGTGTGGGTTGCGCAGCTGAAATGGTGAAGAGGAATATGGTTGAGCTTGGGGACTTCAGGTTCTTTGATGGGTATTGTGGGTGGGAAAAGGAGCAATTGAAGAATGAGATAAGAGCTGGTTATTGGACTGTAGCAGCTTGTAGCCCAAGTGTAATTGACTTGAGTAATGTGGGAAGTGCTGGGCTTTGGGAGAAGGTTCTTGGGCTTATGGGCCGTAGAAAGGTTCGGTGA
- the LOC133726333 gene encoding pentatricopeptide repeat-containing protein At3g29230, which translates to MQMCLPVRSPTWVSRRRLLDQHLSDLHRCTNLSHVKQLHAQILKSHLHQDLHTAPKLIAAFSLCRQMALAVNVFNQVHHPNVHLYNTLIRAHIHNSQSSQAFAAFFDMQVNGVYPDNFTFPFLLKACSGRNWLPVVQMIHAQVEKFGFCGDIFVPNSLIDTYSKCGLFGVSEAKKLFRVMGERDIVSWNSMIGGLAKAGELRDARNLFDDMPERDAVSWNSILDGYAKAGKMDEAFELFERMPQRNVVSWSTLVSGYSKVGDMGMARMMFDRMPFKNLVPWTIIISGYAQKGLAKEAIMLYDQMERDGLKLDDGAVISILAACAESGLVALGKKVHESIERNRFKCSTPVLNALLDMYAKCGGLEEAYRVFDGIAKKDLVSWNSMLQGLAMHGHGEKALQLFSRMEKAGFRPDKVTFIGVLCACTHSGFVEEGLHAFHTMEKEYGIVPEIEHYGCMIDLLGRGGRLREAFRLVHSMPMEPNAVIWGTLLGACRMHNDLELAEEALDQLVKLEPSDPGNFSIVSNMYAAAGDWENMANMRLQMRSIGVQKTSGASSIEVDDEVHEFTVFDRVHPKSNDIYGMINRLGEDLKQADTSSTSISVLPLE; encoded by the coding sequence ATGCAAATGTGCCTCCCTGTCCGCTCCCCAACTTGGGTCTCCCGCCGACGACTCCTCGACCAACACCTCTCCGACCTCCACCGCTGCACAAACCTCAGCCACGTCAAGCAACTCCACGCCCAAATCCTCAAATCCCATCTCCACCAAGACCTCCACACCGCCCCCAAGCTCATCGCCGCCTTCTCTCTCTGCCGCCAGATGGCCCTCGCCGTCAACGTCTTCAACCAAGTCCACCACCCCAATGTTCACTTGTACAACACTCTCATAAGAGCTCACATTCACAACTCCCAGAGCTCCCAGGCTTTCGCGGCCTTCTTCGATATGCAGGTGAATGGGGTTTACCCTGATAATTTCACCTTCCCTTTTCTTCTAAAGGCGTGTTCCGGCAGGAATTGGCTGCCTGTGGTGCAGATGATTCATGCCCAGGTTGAGAAATTCGGGTTCTGTGGCGATATTTTCGTGCCGAATTCGCTGATTGATACTTACTCGAAGTGCGGATTGTTTGGTGTTAGTGAGGCGAAGAAGTTGTTTAGGGTGATGGGTGAGAGAGATATTGTTTCTTGGAACTCTATGATTGGGGGGTTGGCGAAAGCTGGGGAGCTGAGAGATGCACGCAACTTGTTCGATGATATGCCTGAGAGAGATGCGGTGAGCTGGAATTCGATACTGGATGGGTATGCGAAGGCGGGGAAGATGGATGAAGCGTTTGAGTTGTTTGAGAGGATGCCGCAGAGGAATGTGGTGTCTTGGTCGACTTTAGTTTCGGGTTATAGTAAAGTTGGGGATATGGGGATGGCGAGGATGATGTTTGATAGGATGCCTTTTAAGAATTTGGTTCCGTGGACCATTATTATATCTGGGTATGCTCAGAAGGGGCTTGCTAAGGAGGCGATTATGTTGTATGATCAGATGGAGAGAGATGGATTGAAGCTGGATGATGGGGCTGTTATTAGTATATTGGCTGCTTGCGCGGAGTCTGGTTTGGTTGCATTGGGGAAGAAAGTTCATGAATCTATTGAGAGGAATAGATTCAAGTGTAGTACTCCGGTTTTGAATGCGTTGCTTGATATGTATGCAAAGTGTGGTGGCTTGGAGGAAGCGTATAGAGTGTTTGATGGGATCGCAAAGAAAGATTTGGTGTCTTGGAATTCAATGCTCCAAGGGTTAGCCATGCATGGACACGGTGAGAAAGCACTTCAGCTGTTCTCTAGAATGGAGAAAGCTGGGTTTAGGCCGGATAAGGTCACCTTTATCGGTGTCTTATGTGCCTGCACACATTCAGGCTTTGTGGAGGAGGGGCTTCATGCATTCCATACTATGGAAAAGGAGTATGGGATTGTACCTGAAATTGAGCATTACGGTTGCATGATTGACCTTTTGGGTCGAGGAGGGCGTCTTAGGGAAGCTTTTAGGCTTGTGCATAGCATGCCAATGGAACCGAATGCTGTTATATGGGGTACCCTTTTAGGGGCGTGCCGGATGCATAATGACCTTGAACTAGCAGAGGAGGCACTGGATCAGCTTGTTAAGTTAGAGCCATCAGATCCAGGAAATTTTTCCATCGTCTCAAATATGTATGCTGCAGCTGGTGATTGGGAAAACATGGCCAATATGAGGCTACAAATGAGGAGCATAGGAGTTCAGAAAACTTCAGGGGCTAGTTCCATCGAGGTGGATGATGAGGTACATGAATTTACAGTATTCGATAGAGTTCATCCCAAATCGAATGACATATATGGGATGATTAACAGACTAGGTGAGGACCTGAAGCAAGCGGACACATCCTCAACGAGTATTAGTGTATTACCATTAGAATAG
- the LOC133726335 gene encoding chorismate mutase 1, chloroplastic — protein sequence MEAKLFRASSSSAILAAPRASRFNYAVALRKSNSFPCVSSGLAKKGNLSVQATATSTGSLASRNRVDETDNLTLEGIRHSLIRQEDSIIFSLLERSQYCHNGSTYDPNAFPMDGFQGSLVEYILQETEKLHALVGRYSSPDEHPFFPDQLPAPVLPPLQYPQVLHPIANSININSKVWEMYFRDILPRLVKEGDDGNNGSTAVCDTMCLQTLSKRIHYGKFVAECKFRTSPQQYEAAIKEQNRDKLLALLTYPTVEEAIIKRVEMKAKTYGQEVTVYKVKEEQPGLQVYKIRPTLVADLYGEWIMPLTKQVQVEYLLRRLD from the exons ATGGAGGCTAAACTGTTTAGGGCCTCCTCCTCTTCTGCGATTCTTGCTGCTCCTCGAGCTTCACGATTCAATTACGCGGTGGCCCTGAGGAAAAGTAACAGCTTCCCATGCGTCAGCTCAGGCTTAGCTAAGAAAGGAAATCTGTCAGTTCAGGCCACCGCAACTTCAACGGG ATCGTTGGCCTCAAGGAATAGGGTGGATGAAACTGATAATTTGACTCTAGAAGGTATAAGACACTCTTTGATTCGTCAGGAGGATAGCATCATATTTAGCCTTCTAGAGAGATCTCAGTATTGTCATAATGGGTCTACATATGACCCCAATGCTTTCCCTATGGATGGGTTCCAGGGCTCATTGGTAGAATACATTCTTCAAGAAACAGAAAAACTTCATGCTCTG GTTGGTAGATACAGCAGTCCCGATGAGCATCCTTTCTTTCCAGATCAACTGCCTGCTCCGGTTTTGCCGCCTCTGCAATACCCTCAG GTACTACATCCCATTGCCAATTCAATTAATATAAATAGCAAAGTCTGGGAGATGTACTTCAGAGATATTCTTCCAAGACTGGTTAAGGAAGGAGATGATGGTAATAATGGATCAACTGCCGTTTGTGACACAATGTGCTTGCAG ACTCTTTCAAAGAGAATCCATTATGGTAAATTTGTAGCAGAGTGTAAGTTCCGCACCTCCCCACAGCAGTATGAAGCTGCCATTAAAGAACAG AATAGGGACAAGCTGTTGGCTCTGTTGACGTATCCAACTGTTGAAGAGGCAATCATAAAGAGGGTGGAAATGAAAGCCAAAACTTATGGGCAAGAGGTTACAGTGTACAAAGTGAAAGAGGAACAACCCGGCTTGCAGGTTTATAAGATTAGACCAACCCTGGTTGCAGATTTGTATGGGGAATGGATCATGCCATTGACAAAGCAAGTTCAAGTTGAATACTTATTAAGAAGGTTGGATTGA
- the LOC133745869 gene encoding early nodulin-like protein 17, whose protein sequence is MEGVRRGFGSGSAVAAVVLLALVLVMVPEASAARITVGGNKGWSPNFNYTIWAQDKHFYNGDWLFFVYDRNQQNILEVNKTNYETCNSDHPLHNWTTGAGRDVVPLNVTRHYYFVSGNGFCFSGMKMAVQVEKLPPPPKAAPVASKGSTPLAPVFRSQFVLPAIFAIGAVWDAFLRFC, encoded by the exons ATGGAGGGGGTGAGAAGGGGGTTTGGTTCTGGTTCAGCTGTGGCGGCTGTGGTGCTTTTGGCCTTGGTTTTGGTAATGGTTCCAGAAGCCTCAGCTGCTCGTATTACTGTGGGAGGTAACAAGGGCTGGTCTCCCAATTTTAACTACACAATTTGGGCGCAAGACAAGCACTTCTACAATGGAGATTGGCTCT TTTTTGTGTATGATAGGAACCAGCAGAATATCCTAGAGGTGAACAAGACAAACTATGAGACATGCAATTCAGATCATCCACTTCACAATTGGACCACAGGAGCTGGAAGAGATGTGGTTCCACTAAATGTGACCAGGCACTACTATTTCGTAAGTGGCAATGGCTTCTGCTTCAGTGGCATGAAGATGGCTGTTCAGGTTGAAAAACTACCTCCACCTCCCAAGGCTGCTCCGGTGGCGAGCAAGGGCAGCACTCCATTAGCGCCTGTCTTTAGATCCCAATTTGTGTTGCCAGCCATTTTTGCTATTGGTGCAGTTTGGGATGCATTTCTTAGGTTCTGCTAG